The DNA region TAGCCCCCGGAAGATGTGCTGCAAGAAACAGAACTGTTTGTTGCTGGTGGGGAAGGTAAAGTCGGTGCGACTGGGGAGCCCGCCACCTTTCTTGGTGCCAAAGGGTGGATTGGTGAGGATGAGGGTAGCACGGGGCAGGGCCTCGCCCTCGGGTGACAGGGTGTCACCATAGCGGATACCGGCGGCTTTCGGGTCGGAGTCCAAGCCGTGCAGCATCAAGTTCATCAAGGCCAGGCGGTGGGTATCTTGGACATGCTCCATGCCAAAAAAGGTCTTGGTATAAAAACGCTTCTGCTCGATCTCGCTGAGACTGGCGATTTCGTGGTGCTCGCGAAGGTAGCGATTGGCAGAGATGAGGAAGCCGCCAGTGCCAGCGGCCGGGTCCTGGATGATGTCGGTCAGCTCTGGCTGCATCACCGTCACCATGCAGTCGATCAAGGGGCGCGGGGTGAAGTACTGACCAGCACCGGACTTCTTTTCGCTGGCGTTCTTCTCCAGCAGACCTTCGTAGAGGTCACCCAAACCCTCCTGCCGCGCACTGTACCAGTCGAGCTTGTCGATCTCGGCGACAAGCGTTGAGAGGGTGGCTGGTTTCTTGATAAAGGAGCTGGCGTTGGCAAAGATCTCCTGCACCAGGGTGGAGCCATTGGTGCCCAGGTGAATGAGCGTGATCTTATAATGTTCCAACCGGTTGGGGGCGGCCTTGGTTTCGAGGTCGTCCCAACGGTAGCCGGCGGGGATTTGCTCCTCGGTGCCGGTCTCCTTGGTCATCTTGAGGAAGAGGAGATAGGTCAGCTCGGTGACGTACTGGT from Desulfobulbaceae bacterium includes:
- a CDS encoding N-6 DNA methylase gives rise to the protein MSTITHDIVAKLWNLCNVLKDDGVTYHQYVTELTYLLFLKMTKETGTEEQIPAGYRWDDLETKAAPNRLEHYKITLIHLGTNGSTLVQEIFANASSFIKKPATLSTLVAEIDKLDWYSARQEGLGDLYEGLLEKNASEKKSGAGQYFTPRPLIDCMVTVMQPELTDIIQDPAAGTGGFLISANRYLREHHEIASLSEIEQKRFYTKTFFGMEHVQDTHRLALMNLMLHGLDSDPKAAGIRYGDTLSPEGEALPRATLILTNPPFGTKKGGGLPSRTDFTFPTSNKQFCFLQHIFRGLRSGGRAAVVLPDNVLFEGNIGRQIRADLMDKCNLHTILRLPTGIFYAQGVKTNVLFFTRGETDKANTKEVWVYDLRANMPQFGKRTVLTRAHFAEFEEAFGNDPLGSPASLAKRQETGDTGRFRRFSREEIAARGDSLDIAWLKDDSDTSGDELPEPAVLAREAMEELDGALEELRGILEELGEVVEEEIVP